GTACAAAAGCACTGTCTGTTGCAAGTTGAGCTGCAGCTACAGCTAGCTAGCATCCCACACACAAGCATAACAGGTAGCCGGTGGAGAGCATCAGAGCAGAGGCTAGCAGCTAGACCCATGGCCACGGCCCTTTCCTCGCTTAACACTCGACACGTCTTCGGAGGCCTTCAGCTCTCAAACAACAGCTCGGATGCCCGGCCCATCCCTTGACCTCGATCTCCTGTAGGAGCTGATGAGCTGAACTGATCACACCAGTACTGCCACAAGTACGTACTACAGTACTACACATCACACAACGCACACTGATCGATCCGCGCTACTGAACTTAACTACTGAAGAGCTGATGAACAGTCTCTGCAAGGAGCGAGCTCAGTGCGAGGCGAGCTATGTTATTTGATGACCAGAGATAGGCTAATAAGTAGTACTCAGTAGGAGTAGTAGCTAGGTTGACGATAGATTTGATCGATAGTAAGCCTTGCATGCGCGCCACCAGGCATGCAAGAAGATGTTATCTCAGTACGTAGGGTTTTGTTGCCTGGCGTGGTGCGCGCGgttgccgcggcggccggccgatcagcggcggcgcgcggcggtctCCCGCTGCGCGTTGAAGtagacggcggcgacggggaggcCGAGGTCGTTGTCGGCGGCGAAGCGGCGGGTGCTGAAGTAGTCCCTGGAGGAGGGCGCGCGCACCCCCTGGCGGCTCTTCTGCTTGAACAGCACGAAGACGAACCTGTGGATGCCGATGTAGGGCTTGGGGCTCTCGTACACCACCAACTCCCTTCCTGCAATGCATACATGCATGTAATCGCGTACTCTTCAATAAGACCTTATACCTCTCCTAAAGTTTATTGTTATTGCAGAGTTCTTAATAAAATCCGTCGTGTAAGAAAATTAGGTCCATGCTGAAGGGCTTACCAAAAGAAGCATCAGTTGTTCCAGGAATATCAGTGACGATCCTGTGAGAGTGTCCACCAAAGATTACACTTGTCAGCTATATTTTATGCGCAACCACACTTATATTTGTGCCCCCTGAGTTCCTTCTTTTAGTAGAATTATTTGTGCATCGATCGGCAAAGTACTAGTCGTACTACATGCTCGATATATATACTTAGTGATCAACTAGCTAGCCATGCTTATGCATGCTTGAATCACCATTATTTATACTTTGTTCTTTCTTAATTACTCTCagttaaacaaaaaacaaagTGTGTACGCTTACCAGTGGAGATGCTCCCTCAGGTATGGATCACTAGGCCCTGGCACATCCGGGTCAGTCATGACCTGAAGAACACAGACAGAACCACCACCACTTTTAATCTGAAAATAAATCTACAGTACTTCGCACACCCACCTCATAAGGCTGACACCAACTGAATCGCATCTTAAGAATGAATAGATCAGCAGGGCACAAACCAGTGTGAAGAAGGACCTCATGTCGTCGCCGACCTCAACACGAGGCTTGGACACGACCTCTGAGGGGAAGAACTCATGCCCGTTGAACACCTTCTTGTTGGAGCTGTAGGTCACCGTCATCTTCACCGTGGGGTTGAAGTTGTCGATGACCTCGCCGATCACCTTGCCCATGACGAGAGGCTCCAGCACCCTAGACGACATGGCTAAGCTTAACTAGGAGTCCTGAAGAGGGCGACTGTGATGGCGAGAGATGTCTGGAGCGAGGTAGCTAGAAGCCTAGAACTAGAAGTAAATCACGAGGTAGACAGTAGTCTTAAGGGTTGTGGCTGACGAAGGGGAGATGCGTGCAGCCCTCtatttatagccgtctggagcTAGCAAGCTTGCTGGGCTGCTagggaaagaaaaatggagtgTGTGTGAATAATTAATAGCATTTTTGTCCTGTCGCCGGTTTCGCCTGAATCATTGAATTATTATTGTAAACTCAGTCACAAAACAAAAAGGCTCGGAATCTGATTAATTCCTAAAAGTTCGACAAGGACATACATGTGCTCCTTTTGATTCCATTTTACCTTTCTTTTTGTATATGCATTGACATTGTCTCCAGCATATATACAAAAACCTTGAACAAAATATAAATAGCGGCTGGACAATAACAATAATTCTAACGAAATTACTAGATCACTTTTTATGTGACAAATGATACAGTAGCAGTAAAAAAATGTAGGGTTTTGTTTGCACCAGTTCTGAAATGGCATATATTTCAGAATATGGAGGGTATGGAATATACGTTTGAAAGTGTGACATTAATTTGGGCGAGAGGAGCTTGCTGAACTTATGCGTAGAATCCACATttgtcaaaaaaagaaaagcctATTTCCCTACGCGCGCCTACAAGGTCCCAATGCAAGTTGGGGTATTGTTGACCAAAAAAAAGCGCGCGTCTTCAAGTGTCTTTAATTTCATACATATCATTGCAGGAGCCGCTTTTCGCAAATCCAATTCTGCGCGCGAGCGCCAGCAAACATTCGC
This sequence is a window from Panicum virgatum strain AP13 chromosome 7K, P.virgatum_v5, whole genome shotgun sequence. Protein-coding genes within it:
- the LOC120640904 gene encoding protein SELF-PRUNING-like — its product is MSSRVLEPLVMGKVIGEVIDNFNPTVKMTVTYSSNKKVFNGHEFFPSEVVSKPRVEVGDDMRSFFTLVMTDPDVPGPSDPYLREHLHWIVTDIPGTTDASFGRELVVYESPKPYIGIHRFVFVLFKQKSRQGVRAPSSRDYFSTRRFAADNDLGLPVAAVYFNAQRETAARRR